The following are encoded in a window of Roseivirga misakiensis genomic DNA:
- the folE gene encoding GTP cyclohydrolase I FolE: MKDELLNQIEDIGNNHLSTSVETPLRPDAFDKPDDVKIQNIQKHFMAIMDELGLDLKDDSLSGTPYRVAKMYVKELFYGLNPANKPKLSSFENKYGYGKMLVESNITIDSACEHHFLPITGFAHVAYIPNERVIGLSKINRLVDYYAHRPQVQERLCLQIMKDLQQALKTESVLVMIASKHLCVSSRGIKDKSSYTTTIEYGGAFNDIERRKEFFSCLNQEID, translated from the coding sequence ATGAAAGACGAGTTGCTCAATCAGATCGAAGATATTGGAAATAACCACCTTTCTACCAGTGTAGAAACTCCACTGAGACCAGATGCCTTTGATAAGCCTGATGACGTGAAGATTCAGAACATTCAGAAACACTTTATGGCCATTATGGATGAGCTGGGTCTTGATCTTAAAGATGATAGTCTGTCTGGCACCCCCTATCGTGTGGCAAAAATGTATGTCAAAGAACTATTCTACGGGTTAAATCCAGCCAACAAACCAAAATTATCTTCATTCGAAAACAAATACGGTTACGGCAAAATGCTAGTGGAAAGCAACATCACGATAGATTCTGCCTGTGAGCATCATTTCTTACCCATTACGGGTTTTGCTCATGTGGCTTATATTCCCAATGAACGAGTAATTGGTTTGTCTAAGATTAATAGACTAGTAGACTATTATGCACATAGGCCACAAGTTCAAGAAAGGCTTTGCCTACAGATAATGAAAGATTTACAGCAGGCCTTAAAAACTGAAAGCGTTCTAGTGATGATTGCTTCTAAACACTTGTGCGTCTCGTCTCGAGGAATTAAAGATAAGTCAAGCTATACCACCACAATCGAGTATGGCGGAGCCTTCAATGACATAGAAAGACGGAAAGAGTTTTTTAGTTGCTTAAACCAAGAGATTGATTAA
- a CDS encoding MerC domain-containing protein, which translates to MKLQIQTLPKPDLIGSLVSTLCAIHCMITPFIFIAKAGTEIGSIEPPFWYRTFDYLFVAISLLAVYFATQNSSKSWIKVAMWATFSLLFLAIMNESFEISHLPEASVYVPALILAGLHIYNKKYCQCQDETCCTTNT; encoded by the coding sequence TTGAAACTACAAATCCAAACACTACCAAAGCCTGATCTTATTGGATCGCTTGTTAGTACGCTTTGTGCCATACACTGTATGATAACACCGTTCATATTTATCGCTAAAGCGGGTACTGAAATAGGTAGCATAGAACCTCCGTTTTGGTATCGAACATTTGATTATCTGTTCGTTGCCATTTCTTTATTAGCGGTATATTTCGCCACTCAAAACTCTAGCAAATCATGGATTAAAGTAGCGATGTGGGCGACCTTTAGCCTACTCTTTCTGGCTATTATGAATGAGAGCTTCGAGATATCGCACTTACCAGAAGCGAGTGTTTATGTGCCTGCACTCATACTCGCGGGCCTACATATTTACAATAAAAAGTACTGTCAATGTCAGGATGAAACCTGCTGTACAACAAATACTTAA
- a CDS encoding GTP-binding protein — protein sequence MEKMEGIITVVGFLGAGKTTLLKHLTTSAIAKGLQPYIILNDYENAGLDAQQFLEQLNPSSVNALNGSCICCSGIGELRNLINNVPKRPAGITLIEANGTSDACALMGFLGVGVDSRFLSPIQISVVDVMNWQRRGEHNVLEANQIQVSSLVVLTHLDECSKERRLIVENDIRRFNPLAKIITTDQINVTLLSKLEPSDNQAEKLDHLKAHWSSSSTDLPILPNKESIFSICNALPRSILRVKGCARLKDDEGYTYFERTPDGKVSIRPFHGIPTTGAKLLTVGPGSDIKLLNSIIEHSLKGQEV from the coding sequence ATGGAAAAGATGGAAGGTATAATTACCGTAGTTGGATTCTTGGGAGCTGGAAAGACTACCCTGTTGAAACATTTGACGACTAGCGCTATTGCTAAAGGCTTGCAGCCCTATATTATTCTAAACGATTACGAAAACGCAGGTTTAGATGCTCAACAATTCTTAGAACAACTAAATCCGAGTTCTGTAAATGCCTTAAATGGTAGCTGTATATGTTGTTCGGGCATCGGGGAACTTCGAAATCTAATCAATAACGTTCCAAAGCGACCAGCAGGCATCACTTTAATTGAAGCGAATGGAACATCGGATGCATGTGCGCTCATGGGCTTTTTAGGTGTAGGTGTTGACAGTAGATTCCTATCTCCCATTCAAATTTCTGTTGTGGATGTCATGAATTGGCAGCGCCGAGGAGAGCATAATGTACTAGAAGCTAATCAAATTCAAGTATCATCGCTAGTTGTCTTAACGCATTTAGATGAATGCTCGAAAGAACGAAGGTTGATCGTGGAAAATGACATCAGACGATTCAATCCTCTGGCCAAAATCATCACCACGGACCAAATTAATGTTACCCTCCTTTCAAAATTAGAACCATCTGACAATCAGGCAGAAAAACTAGATCATCTCAAGGCGCATTGGTCGTCTAGTTCCACTGATTTACCCATTTTACCAAATAAGGAGAGCATATTTAGTATCTGTAATGCCTTGCCACGAAGCATACTACGCGTTAAAGGTTGTGCAAGATTGAAAGATGATGAAGGCTATACTTATTTTGAGCGTACCCCAGATGGAAAAGTAAGCATAAGGCCGTTTCACGGAATACCGACTACCGGTGCCAAATTGCTGACAGTCGGCCCTGGCAGTGATATAAAGCTTTTAAATAGTATTATTGAACACTCCTTAAAAGGGCAAGAAGTTTAG
- a CDS encoding FG-GAP repeat domain-containing protein, producing the protein MIAVSQLANSQSTAFFKDVTKTNLPYQDLQRLSMDAGIADFDGDGDMDILIANEHRPNILLINDGKGNFTNESISRIPQVNHDSEDIGIADFDLDGDLDIIVVSEDDQTNELYLNNGDGTFSDAGSRIPVTGTSNSVVIYDLNSDGAPDILIGNNGQNNALINNGNGQFKDETAQRLGQFTDVTQDLTLADIDNDGDQDLLIANEDANRIMINDGNGFFKDESLERLPLRNTPEETREVDVADIDGDGDLDMLYGNVQAFVPNAVRQNRLLINDGKGNFSDITNTHLPKDDNRCFGVAFEDVDADGDADIITGNTNGPSFAGMTPFSVYLNDGKGKFTDKTSTILPESIKGRGFDIDFVDFNGDGVKDLFLSNRGSQDFLLFGIKHE; encoded by the coding sequence ATGATCGCGGTTTCCCAACTCGCCAATAGTCAATCCACAGCATTTTTTAAGGATGTAACGAAAACCAATTTGCCCTACCAAGATTTGCAAAGATTATCTATGGATGCAGGAATTGCGGATTTTGATGGTGATGGTGACATGGACATTCTCATCGCCAATGAACATAGGCCTAATATTTTACTCATTAATGATGGTAAAGGTAATTTCACAAATGAAAGTATCTCTAGAATACCTCAGGTGAACCACGACAGTGAAGATATCGGCATAGCGGATTTTGATCTTGATGGTGACTTAGACATCATTGTGGTAAGCGAAGACGATCAAACAAACGAACTCTACTTAAATAATGGAGATGGTACTTTTTCCGATGCGGGAAGTCGTATTCCCGTTACTGGTACGTCAAACTCCGTCGTTATTTATGACCTAAACAGCGATGGTGCGCCTGATATTTTAATTGGGAATAATGGACAAAACAACGCTTTAATCAATAATGGTAATGGGCAATTCAAAGATGAAACTGCCCAAAGATTGGGACAATTTACTGATGTCACCCAAGACTTAACGCTTGCTGATATTGATAACGACGGAGATCAAGATCTTTTGATCGCGAATGAAGACGCAAACCGTATCATGATCAATGATGGCAATGGCTTTTTTAAAGATGAATCGCTTGAAAGACTCCCCTTGCGTAACACGCCAGAAGAAACGCGCGAAGTAGACGTTGCTGATATTGACGGTGATGGTGATTTAGATATGCTTTATGGCAACGTACAGGCTTTCGTGCCCAATGCAGTCCGTCAGAATAGATTACTCATTAATGATGGCAAGGGAAATTTCTCTGATATAACAAATACTCATTTACCTAAAGATGATAATCGGTGTTTTGGGGTGGCTTTCGAAGATGTAGATGCCGATGGCGATGCAGATATTATAACAGGCAATACAAATGGGCCTAGCTTTGCAGGTATGACACCGTTTAGTGTCTATTTAAATGACGGCAAGGGGAAGTTTACAGATAAAACAAGCACCATACTTCCAGAAAGCATTAAAGGACGCGGTTTTGACATCGATTTTGTTGATTTCAATGGGGATGGCGTTAAAGACTTGTTCTTAAGCAATCGCGGTTCTCAAGACTTTTTGCTTTTTGGAATAAAGCATGAGTAA
- a CDS encoding ABC transporter permease, whose product MLKNYIKVAFRSLLRQPGYTALNIIGLTVGIASSLIILLYIFHETSFDKGHSNGDRIYRLSTEITEPDNAFKWANMTFPAAFTIKNENPEVVQAARLSGLSGQGGRRFTLNQVDYFQDNVYAADSTLFDLFDYDFIAGDPKTALDAPNSIVINESMAKKIFKEENPVGQTIQSGGNREMSLQVTGVYRDMPKSSHLIAEALISWSTIFQGREGNWGGWGVYSYVLVNEGVSKAALQVKLDSTVTKYLDPIFKPININVKMVPVLLRDIHLKSDFDGEPVAAGDIQYVQIFTAIAIFLIIIASINYMNLATARSTKRAMEVGLRKVMGAQRGGLIGQFLTESILITLISLILSVGIMIAVVPSINNLVGTSLEVEALLETNVVLAVLGIVFITGIIGGSYPAFFLSSFQPATVLKGGAAKSGSKILRKGLVTLQFAISMFMLIGTFVIYAQMQFVRNKDLGFDKEQMMQIDFRSRADVEKWNVLKNELLQNPNIGGTGSAAVTPGNGYSKNVFSIETEEGAMDDRGLDNYSVDYEFFETLGVEVVQGRNFSLDYPSDTAQAVMVNEAMVRRMNWTNPVGKRINLTGNDSLPGARVIGVVKDFHQESLYDPITPLMFMPSRLNPSAIVKINGNIDATIDFIEAAWERTYPTTAFEYVFLDEQFMENYEADQIRGQLFLGFSGMTILIACLGLLGLASFTAEQRAKEISIRKVLGANTQGLVNLLIRDFVILIVIAAIPACILGYISMNEWLENFQFHITPGVTIFSSVLIGTCLVTVLTTGYHARKAATANPAQKLRSE is encoded by the coding sequence ATGCTCAAAAATTACATTAAGGTAGCTTTCAGAAGTTTGCTGAGGCAACCGGGTTATACTGCTCTAAACATTATCGGTCTTACAGTGGGTATAGCCTCCAGCTTAATTATTTTACTCTATATTTTTCACGAAACAAGTTTCGATAAGGGACATTCAAATGGAGATCGTATTTATCGGCTCTCTACGGAAATAACGGAGCCAGACAATGCCTTTAAATGGGCAAATATGACATTTCCTGCGGCTTTCACGATCAAAAATGAAAACCCAGAGGTGGTGCAAGCCGCTCGGCTTTCTGGATTGAGCGGTCAGGGAGGGCGAAGGTTCACCCTAAACCAGGTAGACTACTTTCAAGATAATGTATATGCGGCCGACTCAACGCTTTTCGATTTATTCGATTACGATTTTATTGCTGGAGATCCAAAAACAGCTTTGGACGCGCCTAATTCAATTGTTATTAATGAATCCATGGCCAAGAAAATTTTCAAGGAGGAAAATCCTGTTGGTCAGACGATCCAAAGTGGCGGAAATAGGGAAATGTCTTTACAAGTGACTGGGGTTTATAGGGATATGCCTAAAAGTTCACACCTAATTGCTGAAGCCCTTATTTCTTGGAGTACAATTTTTCAAGGAAGAGAAGGTAATTGGGGCGGATGGGGCGTTTACTCTTACGTTCTTGTCAATGAAGGTGTAAGTAAAGCTGCATTACAAGTCAAGCTAGATTCTACCGTAACCAAATACCTCGATCCTATTTTCAAACCAATTAATATCAATGTCAAAATGGTTCCTGTGCTATTACGGGACATCCACTTGAAGTCAGACTTCGATGGCGAGCCTGTCGCTGCCGGAGACATCCAATATGTTCAAATTTTTACGGCTATAGCGATTTTCTTGATCATCATAGCCAGTATTAATTATATGAATCTAGCCACAGCGCGATCTACCAAACGGGCTATGGAAGTGGGTTTAAGAAAGGTAATGGGTGCTCAAAGAGGCGGGTTGATCGGCCAGTTTCTTACAGAATCAATCTTGATTACACTAATATCGTTGATTTTAAGTGTTGGTATTATGATAGCCGTTGTGCCATCGATTAATAACCTAGTTGGAACGAGTCTGGAGGTAGAAGCCTTGCTTGAAACCAATGTTGTCTTGGCGGTTTTAGGAATTGTCTTTATCACGGGTATCATTGGTGGTAGCTATCCTGCATTCTTTTTATCGTCTTTTCAACCAGCGACAGTTCTCAAAGGTGGCGCGGCAAAATCAGGTAGTAAAATCTTAAGGAAAGGCCTAGTAACACTTCAGTTTGCCATTTCAATGTTCATGTTGATCGGCACATTCGTCATTTATGCTCAAATGCAATTTGTCCGAAACAAAGACCTGGGCTTCGACAAGGAACAGATGATGCAAATTGACTTTAGGAGTCGGGCAGACGTAGAAAAATGGAACGTCCTGAAAAATGAGCTACTTCAAAACCCCAATATCGGTGGTACTGGTTCAGCAGCGGTGACGCCAGGCAATGGCTACTCTAAAAATGTATTCTCTATTGAGACTGAAGAGGGTGCGATGGATGATCGCGGTCTAGATAATTATAGCGTGGACTATGAATTCTTCGAGACCTTAGGCGTAGAAGTCGTTCAGGGTAGAAATTTCTCTCTGGATTATCCTTCTGATACCGCTCAGGCAGTAATGGTCAATGAAGCAATGGTTCGTAGGATGAATTGGACCAATCCGGTCGGTAAACGCATTAATCTAACTGGAAATGATTCTTTGCCAGGAGCAAGGGTGATTGGCGTAGTGAAGGACTTTCATCAAGAATCTTTATATGATCCCATTACACCCTTAATGTTTATGCCGAGCAGACTTAACCCTTCGGCAATAGTTAAGATTAACGGTAATATTGATGCCACGATAGACTTTATTGAAGCGGCATGGGAGAGAACATATCCAACGACTGCATTTGAATATGTTTTCCTTGATGAACAATTTATGGAGAACTACGAGGCCGATCAAATCCGAGGTCAATTGTTTTTGGGCTTCTCGGGGATGACCATTTTGATTGCCTGTTTGGGACTCTTAGGCTTGGCTTCTTTCACTGCCGAGCAACGTGCCAAAGAAATTAGTATAAGAAAAGTTCTTGGTGCCAATACTCAAGGATTAGTGAATTTATTGATCAGAGACTTTGTAATCCTTATTGTGATTGCTGCTATTCCTGCCTGTATTTTGGGCTATATTTCCATGAATGAATGGTTAGAGAACTTCCAGTTCCACATTACACCGGGCGTAACCATTTTCTCATCGGTTTTGATCGGCACATGTTTGGTAACAGTGCTTACGACAGGTTATCATGCACGAAAAGCCGCTACTGCCAATCCTGCACAGAAATTGAGGAGTGAGTAA
- a CDS encoding OsmC family protein has protein sequence MSEKKFYHVGELSDEQPAKTQYESTKFAKARHPEPYRFEVNLSAEAGNMQSKTGVVSVNIPGFSPVKLYCDEQPPVGEDTAPPPLAFFSAGIGFCLMTHLTDILTARKIQVDSLKLEQRIVFATNLGHMREHGYMTDGRCDMVETHVIIDSPEPEENIKDLLNEAENGCMAHFALRNPIPWSTRLVYNGKEAINRSSADQD, from the coding sequence ATGTCTGAAAAGAAATTCTATCATGTTGGTGAGCTGAGCGATGAGCAACCTGCCAAAACACAATACGAATCCACTAAATTTGCTAAAGCACGTCATCCCGAACCTTATCGATTTGAGGTAAATCTAAGTGCCGAGGCAGGCAATATGCAAAGCAAAACAGGAGTAGTCTCTGTCAATATTCCTGGATTTAGCCCCGTTAAGTTGTATTGTGATGAACAGCCGCCTGTAGGAGAGGACACGGCACCGCCACCATTGGCCTTCTTTTCAGCGGGTATCGGTTTTTGCTTAATGACGCATCTTACGGATATTCTTACTGCTAGAAAAATCCAAGTAGACAGTTTGAAACTCGAACAGCGAATAGTTTTCGCGACTAACCTAGGGCATATGCGCGAGCATGGCTACATGACTGATGGCCGTTGTGACATGGTAGAGACGCATGTGATCATAGATAGTCCAGAACCTGAGGAGAATATCAAAGACTTGCTTAACGAAGCTGAAAATGGCTGTATGGCACATTTTGCCCTAAGAAATCCAATTCCTTGGTCTACAAGGCTGGTTTACAATGGTAAAGAGGCGATTAATCGTTCTTCAGCCGATCAAGATTAA
- a CDS encoding Crp/Fnr family transcriptional regulator produces MQDLPNAYDLIYKNVARFIDLTDEEKGLFKSFLKEGNAKRTEFILQPGEITNYEYFVVKGCLKVYSVDNNGAEHVSMFAIEDFWTGDMASFMLRQPSTYFIKALEDSEFLMLSKQNFERLFEELPKFERFYRNLYQRSLVSYISRTNQGISLTAEERYEIFLNKYPQIANRIKQKDLAAYLGITPEFLSMIRSKISKNL; encoded by the coding sequence ATGCAAGACCTGCCAAACGCTTACGACTTAATTTATAAAAATGTAGCTCGTTTTATCGACCTGACTGATGAAGAAAAAGGCTTGTTCAAATCATTCTTAAAAGAAGGAAATGCCAAACGCACAGAGTTCATTTTACAACCTGGTGAGATTACAAATTATGAGTACTTTGTGGTCAAAGGTTGTTTAAAGGTATATTCTGTGGACAATAATGGGGCGGAGCATGTGTCAATGTTCGCCATTGAAGATTTCTGGACGGGGGATATGGCGAGTTTTATGCTTCGGCAACCCTCTACTTATTTTATCAAGGCACTAGAAGACTCTGAATTTTTAATGCTTTCCAAACAAAACTTCGAACGTCTTTTTGAAGAACTACCGAAGTTTGAGCGTTTTTATAGAAATTTATACCAACGTTCCCTCGTAAGTTATATTAGTAGAACAAATCAGGGTATTTCATTGACTGCCGAAGAACGCTATGAAATCTTTTTGAACAAATACCCTCAAATTGCCAATCGTATTAAACAAAAAGATTTGGCTGCCTACCTCGGTATTACCCCTGAGTTTTTAAGCATGATTAGAAGCAAAATCAGCAAGAATTTATGA
- a CDS encoding DoxX family protein gives MINKILNTESNWGALTARLTLGIVLFPHGAQKMLGWFGGYGFTGTIDAFTNQMQLPWIVAFAVILIEFFGSISLILGLASRLWSLAISGLFTGIIFTNHLEHGFFMNWYGNKTGEGYEYALLIVGIAVAVLINGSGKYALDTQLIKRLER, from the coding sequence ATGATTAATAAAATTCTAAACACAGAAAGTAATTGGGGAGCACTAACCGCTCGCCTTACACTAGGAATAGTTCTATTTCCTCACGGAGCTCAGAAAATGCTGGGTTGGTTCGGAGGTTATGGATTTACAGGCACTATAGATGCCTTTACCAATCAGATGCAGCTTCCTTGGATAGTCGCCTTTGCAGTGATCCTTATCGAGTTCTTTGGATCCATTTCTTTGATCTTGGGCTTAGCAAGTAGGCTATGGTCTCTGGCCATCTCAGGTCTCTTCACAGGGATCATTTTTACGAATCACCTGGAACACGGCTTTTTCATGAACTGGTATGGAAACAAGACAGGTGAAGGCTATGAGTACGCGCTTTTGATCGTGGGAATTGCCGTTGCCGTTCTGATTAATGGCAGTGGAAAATATGCACTAGATACTCAATTAATAAAACGCTTAGAAAGATGA
- a CDS encoding NADPH-dependent FMN reductase: MKKIIALGASSSRNSINKTLAIHAASKVADATVAALDLNDYVLPLYSVDAENELGIPEDAHQFAEKIACANGLIISLAEHNGSYTAIFKNLIDWLSRIDIKVWKDLPMLLMATSPGGQGGASVLATAKTGFPYMGGNVVADFSLPSFYDNFSNTGITNQELAARLDEKVALFEKSLIE; encoded by the coding sequence ATGAAAAAGATAATAGCACTTGGAGCAAGTAGTAGCAGAAACTCCATCAACAAAACATTGGCCATACACGCAGCCAGCAAAGTAGCTGATGCTACAGTGGCGGCCCTTGATTTGAATGATTATGTATTGCCTCTTTACAGTGTAGATGCTGAAAATGAATTGGGTATTCCGGAAGACGCACATCAGTTTGCCGAGAAGATTGCCTGTGCAAATGGGCTGATAATTTCTTTGGCCGAGCACAACGGGAGCTACACTGCTATATTTAAAAACCTAATTGACTGGCTTTCTAGAATAGATATAAAAGTATGGAAAGACTTGCCAATGCTTCTGATGGCTACTTCCCCGGGCGGGCAAGGCGGGGCAAGTGTACTGGCTACTGCTAAGACAGGTTTCCCTTATATGGGAGGCAATGTGGTTGCAGATTTTTCTCTTCCATCATTCTACGACAACTTCTCAAATACTGGTATTACCAATCAGGAGTTGGCAGCTAGGCTTGACGAGAAAGTAGCGCTTTTTGAAAAGTCGTTAATCGAGTAG
- a CDS encoding anthrone oxygenase family protein, whose amino-acid sequence MEISIQNSLISVSLLLTGLSAGLFFGWSVSVIPGTQKIDDLSYLNTMQSINQEILNPSFFIVFFGSLIALMLSTYFVYPISITGFSVLLIATLIYLIGTLGVTGMGNVPLNNELEALKIAELMSTEISDFRDYYESQWNRFHSYRMFFSVLSFIMTLLALHIQYKN is encoded by the coding sequence ATGGAAATATCAATTCAAAACTCATTAATCAGCGTATCGCTTTTGCTTACAGGACTCTCTGCAGGTTTGTTCTTTGGTTGGTCGGTATCGGTGATTCCGGGTACACAAAAGATCGATGACCTCAGCTATTTAAATACGATGCAGAGCATTAATCAGGAGATTTTAAACCCTAGTTTCTTCATCGTCTTTTTCGGAAGCCTTATCGCCTTAATGCTATCAACCTACTTTGTATATCCTATCAGTATAACAGGGTTTAGTGTCCTACTCATCGCTACATTGATATACCTGATTGGTACACTTGGTGTTACGGGCATGGGTAATGTACCACTTAACAACGAGCTAGAGGCACTGAAGATTGCGGAGCTCATGAGTACGGAAATTTCTGATTTCCGAGATTATTATGAGTCCCAATGGAACAGGTTTCATTCCTATCGGATGTTCTTCTCGGTATTGTCATTCATTATGACACTGCTAGCACTCCATATTCAATACAAAAATTAA
- a CDS encoding MipA/OmpV family protein: MKNTFLILSLLFLHCQGMAQQKPKNQWTYSVGLGMAIIPSYLGDDESRILLFPNFTATDGNKFFFSLLEGASYHLINTNTWRMGPVLKSDIGRFEDGSLPSSITNKTDDLIGFGDIDATIEPGVFIEYTKKSIATKLELRQGVGGHKGIIGELKSEYRGTLKSKLKSIYYSIGPELRFAGSNFNNTFFGINQEQSSNTDLAVFESESGLLSYGISGSIIFPINEKLSAITFLRYNRLGNVASDSHLIRQYGSSTQKTLVFMINYQL; the protein is encoded by the coding sequence ATGAAAAACACATTTCTTATACTCAGTCTGCTATTCCTTCATTGTCAAGGGATGGCGCAACAAAAGCCCAAAAATCAATGGACATATTCGGTGGGTTTAGGGATGGCCATCATACCTTCTTATCTGGGAGATGATGAATCACGGATATTGCTCTTTCCAAATTTTACAGCCACGGATGGAAATAAATTCTTTTTCTCACTTCTGGAAGGCGCGAGTTATCATTTAATAAATACCAATACTTGGAGAATGGGTCCGGTACTTAAATCTGATATTGGTCGATTTGAAGACGGCTCGTTGCCATCAAGTATCACTAACAAAACCGATGATCTGATTGGTTTCGGTGACATAGATGCCACAATCGAACCAGGAGTCTTTATTGAGTACACCAAAAAATCTATTGCCACTAAGCTGGAATTAAGACAAGGAGTAGGGGGGCACAAAGGAATAATTGGTGAACTAAAAAGTGAGTATAGAGGTACGCTTAAGTCAAAGTTAAAATCCATCTATTATTCCATTGGGCCGGAACTTAGGTTTGCAGGCTCAAATTTCAACAATACCTTCTTTGGAATAAATCAAGAGCAGTCCTCAAACACCGATCTGGCTGTATTTGAAAGTGAGTCTGGCTTATTGTCTTACGGAATCAGCGGTTCAATCATATTTCCAATCAATGAGAAGCTTTCAGCCATCACCTTTCTGCGCTACAACCGATTAGGGAATGTGGCTTCAGACTCTCATTTGATTCGACAGTATGGTTCTTCTACTCAGAAGACTTTGGTCTTTATGATCAACTACCAATTATAG
- a CDS encoding NmrA family NAD(P)-binding protein — MKNNILVIGGTGKTGHRVVKGLTQLGHNVTIGSRNGSPAFNWGDFSTFAPALKGMNRAYIVYYPDLAVPGAKEAITALAEAALNEGLEKVVLLSGKGEAEAEACEKIIANSGLNYTLVRASWFNQNFSEGSFLDFVLAGQVALPMPEAKIPFVDADDIGEVVTKVLVDDSYNGKTVTVTGPRKMTFKEAVEVMSEGIGREIQYIPISIEEFKAEMKAAGLPDSYVWLFGYLFQEVLGNPDNQEVSNDVQRVLGRSATDFSDYVEKTVATGIWYQEKTA, encoded by the coding sequence ATGAAAAACAACATCTTAGTAATCGGAGGAACCGGAAAAACGGGTCACCGAGTAGTAAAAGGACTCACTCAATTGGGTCATAACGTAACCATAGGATCGAGAAATGGGTCTCCCGCTTTTAATTGGGGCGATTTCTCCACCTTTGCACCTGCACTAAAGGGAATGAACCGAGCCTATATTGTCTATTATCCAGACCTAGCAGTTCCTGGGGCGAAAGAAGCCATCACTGCCTTGGCCGAGGCGGCTCTGAATGAAGGGCTCGAAAAAGTAGTACTCTTATCGGGAAAAGGAGAGGCTGAGGCCGAAGCCTGCGAAAAAATTATCGCGAATTCAGGACTCAACTATACCTTAGTTAGGGCCTCATGGTTCAATCAGAACTTTAGCGAAGGATCCTTTTTAGACTTTGTATTGGCCGGTCAAGTGGCCCTACCAATGCCCGAGGCAAAAATCCCGTTTGTGGATGCCGATGACATTGGAGAAGTGGTTACCAAAGTACTGGTAGATGACAGCTATAATGGAAAGACAGTTACAGTGACGGGTCCACGAAAAATGACTTTCAAAGAGGCGGTAGAGGTCATGTCAGAGGGAATAGGTCGAGAAATTCAATACATTCCGATTTCCATTGAAGAGTTCAAAGCGGAAATGAAGGCTGCAGGCTTACCAGATTCTTATGTATGGTTGTTTGGCTATTTGTTCCAAGAAGTCCTAGGCAACCCGGACAATCAGGAAGTCTCCAATGATGTACAGCGAGTGCTAGGTAGGTCGGCCACTGATTTTTCAGATTACGTTGAAAAAACAGTCGCCACGGGTATCTGGTATCAGGAAAAAACCGCTTGA
- a CDS encoding SRPBCC family protein gives MIINKNISVNAPADKVWELVWNQFGQVGDWASTVNLSEDREAFGSVKGRTCTSTWGEIDEIVERVDPDSMSFTYYADGLPAMMKKARSTWKVITKNGDTSTISAHMEIEFARLPGFFLGWMMKPKMRKDIDQTFKDLKQFIETGKKTESKIKSDLKFFKKQKNAA, from the coding sequence ATGATCATCAATAAAAATATATCAGTAAATGCTCCAGCAGACAAAGTTTGGGAGTTGGTTTGGAATCAGTTTGGACAAGTAGGTGATTGGGCAAGTACCGTTAATCTATCCGAAGACAGAGAAGCCTTCGGGTCAGTCAAAGGCAGAACCTGTACATCGACATGGGGAGAAATTGATGAAATTGTCGAACGCGTTGACCCTGATAGCATGAGCTTCACCTATTACGCAGATGGACTACCTGCCATGATGAAGAAGGCTAGGTCAACTTGGAAAGTTATCACAAAGAATGGAGATACATCAACAATCTCAGCTCATATGGAAATCGAATTTGCAAGACTGCCTGGGTTCTTTTTGGGATGGATGATGAAACCCAAAATGCGCAAAGATATAGACCAGACTTTCAAAGATTTAAAACAATTTATCGAAACCGGTAAAAAGACAGAATCGAAAATTAAATCTGATCTCAAATTCTTTAAGAAACAGAAAAATGCTGCTTAA